Proteins encoded by one window of Brevibacterium atlanticum:
- a CDS encoding HNH endonuclease has protein sequence MKTLVLNAGYEPLSIVPFTRAVVLVLTGKATVLAAEDIPVRSEHMSLDQPSVILLTRYVRPPSNRRVSLSRRGVLRRDNHRCAYCSRAASTVDHVVPRSRGGVNSWENLVACCRECNNRKGNRTLSEIGWKLNVHPQEPRLGQLWMRGIDKPVEKWRPFLELSRAA, from the coding sequence ATGAAGACTCTCGTGCTGAATGCCGGTTACGAACCGCTGTCGATCGTGCCGTTCACACGCGCCGTTGTGCTCGTGCTGACGGGAAAGGCGACAGTGCTGGCCGCAGAGGACATCCCGGTGAGATCCGAGCACATGAGTCTCGATCAGCCCTCCGTCATCCTGCTCACCCGCTACGTCCGACCGCCGAGCAATCGGCGCGTCTCCCTGTCCCGACGCGGTGTCCTGCGCCGAGACAATCACCGCTGCGCCTACTGCAGCAGGGCCGCCTCGACGGTCGACCACGTCGTGCCGCGATCCCGCGGGGGAGTCAACAGCTGGGAGAATCTCGTCGCCTGCTGTCGCGAGTGCAACAACCGCAAAGGCAACCGCACGCTGAGCGAGATCGGCTGGAAGCTCAACGTTCATCCGCAGGAGCCCCGTCTCGGGCAGCTGTGGATGCGGGGCATCGACAAGCCCGTTGAGAAATGGCGGCCGTTCCTCGAGCTCTCTCGCGCCGCCTGA